In one Gopherus evgoodei ecotype Sinaloan lineage chromosome 1, rGopEvg1_v1.p, whole genome shotgun sequence genomic region, the following are encoded:
- the HSP90B1 gene encoding endoplasmin has protein sequence MKPLWGLALLCVLLLAPSARAEELEVDGTVEDDLGKSREGSRTDDEVVQREEEAIQLDGLNASQIKEIREKSEKFAFQAEVNRMMKLIINSLYKNKEIFLRELISNASDALDKIRLLSLTDENALAGNEELTIKIKCDKEKNMLHVTDTGIGMTKEELIKNLGTIAKSGTSEFLNKITEMPEDSQSTSELIGQFGVGFYSAFLVADRVIVTSKHNNDTQHIWESDSNEFSVIDDPRGNSLGRGTTITLVLKEEASDYLELDTIKNLVKKYSQFINFPIYVWSSKTETVEEPIEEEEEKEKEETDDEAAVEEEEEEKKPKTKKVEKTVWDWELMNDIKPIWQRPSKEVEEDEYKAFYKSFSKEHDDPMAYIHFTAEGEVTFKSILFIPTSAPRGLFDEYGSKKSDYIKLYVRRVFITDDFHDMMPKYLNFVKGVVDSDDLPLNVSRETLQQHKLLKVIRKKLVRKTLDMIKKIAEEKYNDTFWKEFGTNIKLGVIEDHSNRTRLAKLLRFQSSHHESNTTSLDQYVERMKEKQDKIYFMAGSNRKEAESSPFVERLLKKGYEVIYLTEPVDEYCIQALPEFDGKRFQNVAKEGVKFDESDKSKESREALEKEFEPLLTWMKDKALKDKIEKAVLSQRLTQSPCALVASQYGWSGNMERIMKAQAYQTGKDISTNYYASQKKTFEINPRHPLIKDMLRRIKENEDDKTVADLAVVLFETATIRSGYMLPDTKEYGERIERMLRLSLNIDLDAKVEEEPEEPEDTAEVEQDEEEEEVEADGDEGETEKESTDVKDEL, from the exons ATGAAGCCGCTGTGGGGACTCGCTCTTCTGTGTGTCCTGCTCCTAGCCC catcGGCTAGAGCGGAGGAGCTGGAGGTGGACGGCACAGTAGAAGATGACCTGGGGAAAAGCAGAGAGGGCTCTCGGACCGATGACGAAGTTGTTCAGAG AGAGGAGGAAGCTATTCAGTTAGATGGCTTAAATGCATCCCAGATAAAAGAAATCAGAGAAAAATCTGAGAAGTTTGCATTCCAAGCTGAAGTTAACAGAATGATGAAACTCATTATCAATTCTTTATACAAAAACAAGGAG attttCCTGAGAGAATTAATTTCAAATGCTTCTGATGCTCTAGATAAGATAAGGCTATTATCACTGACTGATGAAAATGCCCTTGCTGGTAATGAAGAACTCACTATTAAAATAAAG TGCGATAAAGAGAAGAACATGCTTCATGTTACAGACACAGGTATTGGCATGACCAAGGAAGAATTAATTAAAAACTTGGGTACCATTGCCAAGTCTGGAACAAGTGAATTCTTAAACAAGATTACTGAAATGCCAGAAGATAGTCAGTCAACATCCGAGTTGATTGGCCAGTTTGGTGTTGGCTTCTATTCTGCCTTCCTTGTAGCAGACAGAGTTATTGTTACATCAAAGCATAACAATGATACTCAACACATTTGGGAATCTGATTCAAATGAATTCTCAGTGATTGATGACCCTAGAGGAAACTCCTTAGGCAGAGGCACCACCATAAC CCTTGTCTTGAAGGAGGAGGCATCTGACTATCTTGAGCTGGATACAATTAAAAATCTAGTCAAGAAATATTCACAGTTCATTAACTTCCCTATATATGTGTGGAGCAGCAAG ACTGAGACTGTAGAAGAGCCCattgaagaggaggaagaaaaagaaaaagaggaaacaGATGATGAAgctgctgttgaggaggaagaagaggagaaaaagccAAAAACTAAAAAG GTTGAAAAAACTGTCTGGGATTGGGAGCTTATGAATGATATCAAGCCAATTTGGCAGAGACCATCTAAGGAAGTAGAAGAAGATGAATACAAAGCTTTTTACAAATCGTTTTCTAAG GAACATGATGATCCTATGGCTTATATTCACTTCACTGCTGAAGGAGAAGTAACATTCAAGTCTATCTTGTTTATTCCCACCTCAGCTCCACGGGGCTTATTTGATGAATATGGATCCAAAAAGAGTGATTACATTAAG tTGTATGTCCGGAGAGTGTTCATCACTGATGATTTCCATGATATGATGCCTAAATATCTTAATTTTGTCAAGGGTGTT GTGGACTCTGATGATCTTCCTCTGAATGTATCCCGTGAAACCCTCCAGCAGCATAAATTGCTAAAG GTTATTAGGAAGAAACTGGTTCGTAAAACTCTTGACATGATCAAGAAGATTGCTGAAGAAAAATACAACGATACATTTTGGAAAGAGTTTGGTACTAACATAAAACTTGGAGTAATTGAGGATCATTCCAACCGTACCCGTCTAGCTAAACTTCTTCGTTTTCAATCATCTCATCATGAAAGTAACACTACTAGTCTGGACCAGTATGTGGAGAGAATGAAGGAGAAACAAGACAAAATCTATTTCATGGCCGGGTCCAACAGAAAAGAG GCTGAATCTTCACCATTTGTTGAACGTCTTCTGAAAAAGGGTTATGAAGTGATCTATTTGACTGAACCTGTAGATGAATACTGCATTCAAGCGCTGCCAGAATTTGATGGCAAGAGATTCCAAAATGTTGCTAAGGAAGGAGTGAAATTTGATGAAAGTGACAAATCCAAGGAGAGTCGGGAAGCCTTAGAAAAAGAATTTGAGCCACTCTTAACCTGGATGAAAGACAAGGCTTTAAAGGACAAG attGAAAAAGCAGTGTTGTCTCAACGCTTAACTCAGTCTCCATGTGCACTGGTGGCTAGTCAGTATGGATGGTCTGGCAACATGGAAAGAATTATGAAGGCTCAGGCATACCAGACTGGGAAAGATATCTCCACAAA TTACTATGCTAGTCAGAAGAAGACCTTTGAAATTAACCCTAGACATCCACTGATCAAGGACATGCTCAGGCGCATCAAG GAAAATGAAGATGATAAAACTGTTGCAGATCTTGCTGTAGTTCTGTTTGAAACAGCAACTATACGATCAGGTTATATGTTACCAGACACGAAGGAATATGGAGAGAGAATAGAAAGAATGCTTCGTTTAAGTTTAAACATTGACCTTGATGCAAAG GTGGAAGAGGAGCCAGAAGAACCTGAAGACACTGCTGAAGTAGAgcaagatgaggaggaggaggaagtagaAGCTGATGGTGATGAGGGTGAAACAGAGAAG GAATCCACAGATGTAAAAGATGAACTGTAA